Part of the Ictalurus furcatus strain D&B chromosome 19, Billie_1.0, whole genome shotgun sequence genome, AAACAATTTCCTCTTCATTCCGATAAGCTGCCCTTCCTCTCATTAAATGATAGAGACAGCAGAGTGTGCATTGGTGGAGTCAGTGTGTTCCTGTGAGTCAGTCAGTACActtgggaaaaagaaaagaaaaaaaaaaacagggaagaGATGGACTGAATGAGTGGGAGCTCACCTTCAGAGAGGATCCTCGGGGGCTAACACATTTAAAGGGCTTGCTGGCTTCTCCGTCTACCTCTTCCTCGACCTTCTGCCTCCGTTCAGCTGCCTCCGCTCTCCTCCTCTCTATCTCCTCCTtcattctcctcttctcctcctgcacaagaaaaaaaacaaactctatTCCATTAcatcgctcacacacacacgcacacacgcacacacaaactaacAGACTCCCCAGAAAGCAGCATGCTAATGAAGCAGTGAATTCCATCTCAGCTAGGGAATCATAAAGCTGCTCTTTTTCAGCCTGCGGTGGCTGTTGGCTCGGCTCTCAGCCGTCAGACACGGGGCCTTGTGGTATCTAATTAGTCCTTTATTTACTCTACCTTTTAATTAGGAACAAGGAGCTTGTTAGTACCACAATGCAGGGAACAGGCGAGCTGACCGGCACGTGCAGTCTGCCACGCTTAAGACCTGCTCAAAACTGAAAGCCTGCATGACACTGTGGGGACATTTGCATAATGTAATTGAGAAATACTGTTGCATACGGAGCAAAGGTTTAAATGATGGCATGCTGTAATCTGTAATGCACATAACGAAAGCGCTTGTTTGAATTTGGACTCTGGGTTGAAACAGCAGTGTCAGTGTTATAGTGATGCCAATAAATAAAGGAGTTATGACCCGGTCACATATGTCATCCAGGGTTATACAGGCATGTCAAAGGAACATTAGAGATTCAAAAAGGAATGTCCTAATATGGGAAAATGTGTAGTGTGACAGAGGCTCAGTCAAATTTTTATCTTaactattaattttattttatttttttaaatcgagGACCTAATGACACTGAGGGTTGATGCAAGAATGCAAAAAATGTGTTCCTTTTCATAGCGATTCTATTCTCAGGCTAAAACTTGATCCGGAGCCAGAAAAGGAGGCCAACACAAATACTGAAATGCTCTAGAAAAGATGAATTAAATACAGGCACAAATCGAGCTTAAGTAAACACCCTTCCCCTCAGATGGAAGGGAGGAATGTGCAACACTAATTTAACACACCTCCTCTCTTGCCTTCCGCTCAGCCTCCTCTTGCTTCTTCAGCCTCTCTTCTTCCTCTAGCACCTTCCTcctttcctccctcttcctcttcagCTCCTCCAGCTCGGCCTCGGCCTCCTGTTGcttctgtttcattctctcaAATTCCTCGCTCTCAGTCTcgtctctcctcctcttcagctCCTCCAGCTTCCTTTCAGCCTCCAGGCGTGTTTGCTCCCCGTCGTCCCCTTCCTCTGCTGGTGGACCTTCGGAAGAGTGCACACTGCCACGGctggtacacacacatgcataaacaaaaacatgtatgtatacatCCATATGAGTGTCTATGCAGCCATATATTAACACTCTTGAGGTAGGAATACTGTCTTAGAGGtgtgcaggtacacacacacacccacacacactcacatgcacatcaGAGTACTCCTGTCTAAGGTGACAGTCTTGAATTACAGGCCTGGGATAGAATGACTGAAAATCAAATACAAATGTTTGAATAGTCAAATTCTGTGTGAGTAAAGAtaactaatatacagtatttcagtAATTTCCCCTTATTTCTCAAGCTAACATGGCATACTATTTCTTTACTGATCATTAATTAATGTATacttattaaatgtatttcGCAGCACCTTTACATTAGTTCTACTGTAGTAGCTTAAATAATTCATAGTCCTTACTCATTGATAttaataaatgattcattttatttatttatttttatttatttattatcttttcTCCTCCTATTTCTGTCcctaatttggtcacctgccatttcccacccactagccagctctcccctatcatatgacagctaccaaccggggagggtgaaggctaacacgtgctttCTCCacgacacatgaagccagccaactgaATCCTTTCGAACTGATGCTCATGCTGTATCGCAGGGCATCAtagcacactcacacactgtcaGGACGATATggcgaatgcttttctgttgatCCACTCGGGAGCCcagttattcattttaaagtatTACTTATAAATAATATGCTGTGTGACAAATATCTGAATAATAAGCTGGGAATTTAAAGTTTACAGAGTTTAATGTTTAAGATTTATCCAAGACTTTCAGTTTAACGTataaatatatccatccatccacccatccattttctgtatcgcttTTCCTagacagggtcacgggggagcctatcccaaggaactcggtgcacaaggcgggggacaagCTCCGGAAGGGAGATACCAATGGGGCAccaaacccatcacagggcacaagtgcacacactctcaaatacccattcatacactacggacaatttagagacgccaatcggcctacaacacatgtctttggactgggggaggaaaccagattacctggaggaaaccaacaaagcacggggagaccaTGCAAACACCGCACACATAGGGTGGAGgaaggaatcgaacccccaacccagaAGGTTCCACACAAAGGTGGTAACTACTAAGCCATCATAAAGAAAGGCTtaccattctttaataaaacttgcctcaaTAAGGAAATTTTTGGGCTGAATGCTGGATGTATCCTCGGTTtaatttttgccatttttggaatttatttaaaagaaaatcctCCATGATTTTAGAAATAGGAATTCCTATGGATTTGGTAATAAAAAACCGTCCATAATTGACAATAGGAAGAAAGGAAGTCCAAAGGAACCCTtttattacagtacatttaggTCACAACACAATGCAGTATGATGTCGGTCAATGTATAAAATTTTGCATTGTTATTTTACTTCATATGTATTCATTCATCTCTTTATACTGGTCAAGGTGTGGATCCTATCCTTCGACCACTGGACATAAGGTGGGAACACGCCCTGGATGGAACACCAGCTTatcacaaggcaccatgcacacacacattcacacaccacagccTTGAGAGGTgtaaagaaaccagagaacctgcaggaaacccacgcagacactgggagaacatgggAAACATGTGAAGTTTTATTCAAACATGACAGAACTGTGTTCGTATGCGTGAATGCATCATCCCtcttttttatatttgcaaACTGCTTAGTTTAACAGTTTTCCATTATTAATTAAAGGCACTGCATATACTCTACTGAACCTGCTGATCACAGCCAGAAACTGGCATACTGATCTGACCCACCTCTGAGTTCTCTCCACCTGTTTGTGTTTGCTGTCCTCATACACTCCCCCGTTCTGCTGCTTGCTCTTCCTCCCTGGGTCCTCATCCTCCATCTGAGGACAGGAAGATACAACTCAGAAACATGGTACAAACTATGCTCTCAGTGAGCTGAAGCTGCTCAGGGTCACTCAGGAAGGTAAGTGTGAGACAGTGGACAggtgaaatgaaaacacacaaacataaacacacctgTCATGCAACAAGCTGTTACCAGTCTGTGGAAACACTTCACTTGTGAGGAAACATGACTGTACGGAATAGACTGTGACCTTACTGAGGACTGTGGGCAAGTTGATAAAGAAAGGTTGTTGTGGACACACTGTGGGATCACACTGGCATGTGTGGATAATGTTCAGGTTTTGGGGCAAAGCCTCTCACCACTAACAGTGAGTCAAATTTTTAAAAGAGTCACTTCTTTCAGATAGTTTTGGATAGAAAATAATTACTACTTAATTAAGTAGTAATTATAAAAAGTACATGCAGTCTTTGATTGAACAAATGTAATTGCTGTGGTAATGTAATAACAGGAAGaacacacttcaggatgtgaCATTATAGTTATATAATCAACTTTGGATTGGTAACAGCAAATCCACTTGAACCACACCACTCCacgattgattattttcctataaactGCATGTTTCGTgacgttttattccttataggAGAGTAAATTCCTATTGTGAGCAGATTCACTATTCATGTGTTTTACTATCTATTTAGTTAGATATCATGCTGGCTAATCTGTTAactattgttgtttttaatattttctgtttcAAATGTCAAATAATCTAAGGAACAGTCTTATTCTAATTATTAATGAGAATCTCAAAGTAATTTTAAAGGAAGATGTGCCTCTATTTTACCTTTGCCTCTATTCTATTTTTTATGTACAAACAAGGGGCTGACAAGGGAGGAACATAGGTGAAGGGTGGGGCAGTTATTAgactattaatatataaaatgcaaatgcaatttatatgcaaatttaaaatgtcttttatttgtGAAGGAATGCGGATTTATAATGTACTATGTAAAAAAGTCTGAttaatattgatttaaaaattttCCCCATAAATCAGCTGAATTATTATGAACAATAATCATGATTTTGATATTGAAGAAAATAATCCATTATTGTGCAACCctacatactgtatttacattatCTTCAacatattcaattaaattttgaGAAATGACCTtctcaaaattaaataaaacaattctcACACTAAGCCCCAAAAGCTCAGCTTATCCACTGTCTACGAGCATCTAGCCTCTTACCAagccaaaataattttttacaaaCTGTCTGCTTTTCATCAGCTGCCTTCTGTGTAAGCACATCTAACTCATTCTCCTCTACTTCCTCTACATCCTCATCGACTTCTGCCACAGCCTCCTCCACTTCCTGCTTTGAAATGACTGTAGAATCAGCTAGGTCTTCATTTAAAGACTTGCATTTATCACTTGGACGCACAGCATCCTGACCAGTATTGCCCTACGAAAGGAATCGGGAGCCACATGGTTCAAGTTGCATCGTGTTCAATAAGTAAAAGCGAGAGGAAATCAATAACGGCAGCCGTACCTCATCTTCTATTTTAGCTTTTTCCTCAGTGGATTCCTGAAAGTGAACAATGTTCATCAAAACCAACTCAACTTATCTGAATTACTTGcagctataaataaaaaactgcatGAGATCATGCAGAACCTTTCAgtcatttacacaaacacacctgctccctcAAGTAAGACCTGCGTGGCttctcctccaccacctccttcTGTGGAATGACCTCCTCCTTCAGGTCCTCTTTCACCTCCTCCTTGCTATTGAGTGCTGACTCATCCTCCTGGTCGTTGAATGCTCGGTAAGAGGTGGTAGAAGAACTCTCCACACTGTAGGAGCTGTAGGATGGAGCGTCGATGGactccagctgtttctgtctgtccattGCCTCCTTCATCCTTCTCTGCCTGCGCTCCTCACGCTTGGCCAGACGGTCAAGCAGGGCCAGCTCATCATCATCTCCCTCACCGGCCCTGCCCGAGCTCATCTCGGAGCTCGACACTGTCTCTGTTACTGtgacactgagagagagcgagagagagacaaagagagagaaagagagaatgatcAAGGGATGctaaaataaagataaagataaaattTTACAGAATGGTACACTTCTTTATGTAATGTTATATAAGGAATTTGCcaacaataaatattttcatttatagctGAACAACACATTActattaaccatttatagttacacttacagttaatgttgtggaaacaagttagttcctctcATCACTTATAGTAGctgtaaacagctgttcccttaccagcctctgtttaatctctctctctcttgaagttaaaaaaagCACAGATTGTTATGTTACCAGGAAACCAGACAGTATaacgtcctctgtcctgaagactcttcactggtggaaaacttacttttataaagtgctgacaccagagattccttccaaaaatgataaataaaggtctccttacagaaagactaaaaatatcaacaattatatgtttttctttgttaaataacaatagagtttttaatttgtttatcagGTTGGATTATGTGGATCGTCTgtcatacaaatccctgtgaatgagttgtaactagagatgcaccgatactttttattcagagtgatatcggccgatactgataCTTCTTCcctttataccttcttttaaatgaataataattaattccacaattctgaaagcaatccaaataaaaacttttattctctccatttcaacaagttgtttcacagtaactggtctcataaacagaaaacacattactcaaaattaacattaacacatgaactcaattctgaagattaaagtaagatttcttaacatATTGAaggttattaattcatattaacattgactgaaatctaaaaaacctcctgttagcctcacattcactcaccaccaagaaaagcatttctacttcatcactgaacatcaaactggtaatatacaatataaactttatctattaataataattggatatgaaatatactactctacagaTATATCTTTCTGtgaaatatatactttttttgtcaactccatttaaatctttcaacggtgtactggccctttaattcagtgcgagcagctcgagcagcgtggaaaaaaaaaaaattagactcaatgctgaaactcccgcttcactgctttccggtgtaaaattttagcagctcagagattacagagattacaaactgcagttttgtcatcattccacacaagggATGTCTTCTttacacagcacgaaatcgatgtgttttcccgctctcttttgattgacaggatacaatcggccctgatcatcggatgtttttaaactatcagccgaTGGCCACTAGTGtaaaaaaattgcctttatcagcTGATACTGATTATCGGCAATTTTTCACGTTAGCAGCCATCGgcccgatagtttaaaaacatctgatgatcagaGCCGATTATATCATGAACAAATATGCATAACATATCCTGAACTTATATACATAGGTGCATCTCTAGTTgtaactatagaaatgataacgttaCAACGTGTGCATTAATACAAATCTGTGATTTGAGTTACAGTTAGCACTAATGTCATGGAGATGCtgctataaaaaaattaatcaacaccttctggccaatgaGAATCGAGAATTCATCAATTCAAAGTACATTAAACACTTTGTACCAGATAAAAATTTTCACTTATTCTTTAAGTTCTTTAAGTCACCCTAAActtattatgtttttaaataatgaaatctTTTCACAGGAATTAATGTAATGGCTCTGACTACTGAAAAAGAAACTCACTTTTAAGGACAGTAAACATCTGGGCACTTATTTTGGAGCTGTCATGCTAAGCAATTTACTATTCAATACAGAAAAAGCATGGCTGTCAAAGCAGCATTTGcataaatttcacacacacacacacacacacacacacacacacacacacacacacccccaacaGCCCACCGTGTCCTTTTCCCTTGGTTAAGTGTCTGCTGATGATTTGGATCAGGTTTGCACTTTTCCTGCTTCCTCACCCTGCACTGGGAAGTGAGGGACACGCTGTCAGTGCTACCGTAGGTTAATGTAGTCTGAGTTCAACACTTGGCAAAGCTTTCCCTCAGCATCAGCACAATTcacaacagacacacacagaggacgtTCATAGGCTGCTGTGATATTCTGTTGTGTGCAAAAGTATGCATGGTGTACAATACTGCAGTGTTGGCACACGTCAGCACGACCCACTGCTTCCATCTCACCGAGCTGCTACAGGAAGTTATTTATCAAGTACACAGAGCAGAGctaaaaggacagagagaggattTCTACAGAGATACTACTGCTGTGTGTTCTCTTTATGAAGCTTAGAGTTTCATGCATGCATTATTAAGATGGAGCGCTAAAAACTGCAGACAACCCAGAGTCCACCTGCTTCCTGGGTGacatccaaaacacacacacacatacacacacatacacacacatacacacacatacacacacatacacacacatacacacacatacacacacatacacacacacacacacacacacacatacacacacacacatacacacacatacacacacacatacacacacatacacacacatacacacacacatacacacacacacatacacacacacacatacacacacacacatacacacacacacacacacacacacacacagtgtctctatGCTATGGCAAAATCCATAAAGGAGAGCAAGTGACCCCTAATGCCTGCTTCATTCCACTGACTCTCCTGCTGAGCTTTTCTTTCTGAACTGCGAAATGGAAAGACGAGTCAAAATTCATGGCTCCTATTCCATCTACTCTACAGtatattacaaccccaattttaCAAAAAGTTGGGTCgctgtgaaaaatgtaaataataattgcattctgtttttatttacattttacagtgtcccaacttttttggaattggggttgtacatttacatgtatttatttatccaaattAACCCACATTTGAAGCAGAATCTAATTCCAGCAGTGATTCTAtggcagtcctgggatttgaactcacaatcttcGGGTCACCAAGATGTCTTTATATTTATAGAAGACATTCCACATTTCCACGTCTCATTTCTCACAAACATGATCAAAAATGATTCAACTTTCTATTCCTCATTCCAGATTAGACAGAGAACAAACGACAAACAAATGCATTTCAAAAATAATCCTCTGTTAGATTTTACTGAAAGTAACATTTCAGAAACGCAGATTATCTGTGCTTTGATATTTAAGAGAATTGCTAAGGGATCATCTATAAAGTGCATTAAATTAGACAATTTTTTAAGATTTCATTTTCACCAAGAAGCTAAAATggacattcattcatctttagttaCCACTAACCACTTTCAcaagaacactgggcacaaggcaggaatcCACCCTGGATGTAATGCCAGTCCATCTTAGGGCACCaactacacacatttacacactcattcatacctaggggAAATTAAAGTTGCTTAAAATGGCCTTTAAAagaggacttttttttaaactacaaaTGATTTGGGTCAGGTTTAGTTTTTCCATGGTCACCCACTTCAAACACTTTTTAGACGGTCCCTAATGATTCAGTGCAAGCAATCCTGTGATCATCTTATACAAGACTGAACAAAGtatatttaagaaaataaaaatacatttggtTCTAGTTATCCATTTTCTCTGAAGTGAGAACATgtaaatttgattatttatagACTTCATTTATAGTTCATGAAAAATTTATGAGTGAAGTCAaaagtccaaaaaaaacaaaaccccaaaaacatcTGCAATCTTTAAAGTGCACTAGGTTTTTAACTTGAACATTACACATTTAAACATCAGTTCAGTTGCTGCATTGCCATCGATGTGTCCTTTGAGGTGtcgctgctgtgtgttttgtccatTTTGTCTCAGTTATATATGGAACACAGATCAAGTTTCGGCCTAGTGTCTGACTCTTTCCCTCTTCCCAGCCTGAGCAGTATGGCCAGTGTGGGAACTTGGCCAATGTGGTTTTTCTGAGTAGGTTGAGTCAACAGTATGAATATATGTGTGATATGTTTGTCTACtcatgaacagtgtgtgtgtgtgtgtgtgtgtgtgtgtttgtgtgtgtgtaaaaaacaCCTGTGGCTGTTCAGCCCCACGCTCTCAGCTGGGTTAGCTACCTCCTCGCCATCCTTGTATCGAATACGTTCTTGGCGTGCTCTTCGCCGACGCTCACGAGCtgcctcttcctcatcctcttcaGTCCGGCGGTAGGCCATCCTGatcatgtgcacacacacacacacacacacacacacacacacacacacacacactaagagtTAATGTACTGTAGTTACTGCAATGTAGAAGGACACAGGATGGAAGTCTCGGAAGCAGTAAATGTGTTTCTTACAGCCACAACTGTTATAttactctatgtgtgtgtgtgtgtgtgtgtgtgtgtgtgtgtgtgtgtgtgtgtgcgcgtgcatgtgtgtgtgtgtgtgtgtgtgtgtgcatgtgtgtgtgtgtatgtatgtgtttggcAGCTGATGAGAGGAGCTGTACCACAGTGTGCAGCCTTCACTCACAGAACAGATTTAGAGAATAGGGAGGAAGACAGTGCTTGTATATCGGCCACTGTTTTCACTCTTCCCTCTACTTTCCTTATGTGCTGACACACCCTGAGAGCAtttctttttcagatattatcCCATTTGTTAGATTTGATCTGGTACTTTGATACTTTTATAGTACCGTTTCAACCCAATTATCTACTGATCTTCATGTGCCTTATACTCTGAAAGCAGCATAATGTACTGCCTCTGCTGCAGACAGGAAATCTTCTGTAATTGAAGACAGCATTCTTTTAACGCCCAAGGAAGACCAGCAGGAGAGTGACATCATTAGATAACTTGGCTCTATAGACATCTCTTGTCCTCTGTCCCTTTACTTTCGGTCCTTGGAGTAGTTTGCCATGTCTACCATGATTAACTGCATTGCACAGCGTATTTGGAAGAGATAATGCAGTCCAGACTCAGAGGTTGTATCCTGAGGCCAAGTTCTTACTCCTATAACCACAATAACACATCTTCACCAAAGTGAAGCTCTCTGCAGCAGCGTTGCATTTTGCAGTAGCTAAAACATGTTTAGAAGACTGTCTGAACCAAGCACACACGACCTGTTTGCACTTTTCGTctatagtgtgtgtagtgactGTTACATATTACACATGGAACGCATCTAGTGGATGAGCATTATCTCTATCTAATGCAtcagtactgtatgtgtttactATAGACAACCATTTCTGAATTTCCATGTACtgagacggaaaaaaaaaacactgtttacCCAAAACTCACTTACAAAGAAAGTCTAAGTGCAGTTGGAATTTCCACcaataaacatttatggaaaaaaaGCGTTCATGACTTTTTCAGTCAAAAATGCTAGCAAATTAGgctctaaataaataactcataCACAGATTACTTTTTAGTTGCAAATATGCTTTTCCATTTAAACACCAAAGTACCTCCATTTTCACCTGATCATGTGGTATCAAAATCTTAATTTTTCAAGTCCTGTGcatcttaaaggaaaaaaaatccaccctgaacatCTTGAGATcagtctttataattaacatgtgatcttcaatAGCATATTTTGCACTGAAATTCTGAGCTGACTTTTTTAGTTTATAATTCTTTCATCAACATGCTGGTTTATAATTAAGGGTTTATAATGaacggtttcctacattacccataaCTTCACTTGACTAGTTGTTGATAGTAGTGCTAGTGAGGTTAAGCCTTTGCTTCTCTCTACCTACAGACagcgatgcagcagcactttagtcctttagtctgtccagctctcttaCACTGTAAACTCTACTCTAACAGACCATCTTGTAGATTGCTAACTAGCCGAGCCTAAACTCTGCCATAACTCTGCAGAACTGCGTTGTATAGATGCAGTGCATTCTGAAACTAATATAATATGTCCAATGTTTGCTATCTCAACTACTGTGAGTGAGAAAAGGTACTCTTGTTCTCTTGTAGGAGTTAAAAGCAAAATCTGACTCGCATCATGTATGTTGCGTTAAATTTTTCCTCAGGACATCAGACATAACAAAAATTCATcatcaaccaacaaattagcagcaGAGTCACTAAGAACATCCCACATAATTCaatatatattcaatatattcaaCATATTTAATCTTTATGAGCTCTTCTTAAAAGAATTCTAATATTAGAGTATTGTAGTTTTGAACTTGTGTACTGTTGTGGTATATTTGATCTAAAACTGCTCCTAGGCTTCCAATATAACTTGTTCTGTCAGTTTTAAAATTCATGTCCATGTTAACCAGATATATGTTCCAAAAGGGACAGATAGCGAATAgactgaaaaaaatgctgaagttttcctttaacagccaCTGTGGTGAACACTGAGCCGTCTGAGCCTTGTTTTACTGATTAtataaaatttgtaaaaaagGAAATGGCTGTAGAGTGGGAGATGGTGTTGATATGAAGGCACAAGCAGAGAGAAGGCTACAACCAAACAGCAGACACTTTTAGTGTTCCCAAATATTTTCCTTTCGTTCAAACATCTCAGAAATGTCCGAGAaaaacagtttgggaaaggGCGCTGCGAGTGGGTTTTGACATAGCAACAACATAAGgcctgagaaagagagaaagagagagagaatgagagagagaacgtcTGCCAAAAGGCTGCCCTATTCCCACACTCGTCCCACTTTATCCTCTTCTCCCACTGCACTCGCAGACGCTCTGCTCATCTGGTATAATCCTTTTCTGCGTCCATTTCCCTACAGTCACGATGATGCTCGTAAAACTTCTCAAAGTTAAGGTGGTCTGAAATGATCAGGCTTCTGTCATTTACAAGCTAATAAAAGCAATTCAGTGTTCAGAGAGAGACTGTTCCTGAAtccttcatccatccttcctatttctctctctcttcct contains:
- the cald1a gene encoding caldesmon 1a isoform X1, whose translation is MDDDFELRREQRRQKREEMRLEAERMAYRRTEEDEEEAARERRRRARQERIRYKDGEEVANPAESVGLNSHSVTVTETVSSSEMSSGRAGEGDDDELALLDRLAKREERRQRRMKEAMDRQKQLESIDAPSYSSYSVESSSTTSYRAFNDQEDESALNSKEEVKEDLKEEVIPQKEVVEEKPRRSYLREQESTEEKAKIEDEMEDEDPGRKSKQQNGGVYEDSKHKQVERTQSRGSVHSSEGPPAEEGDDGEQTRLEAERKLEELKRRRDETESEEFERMKQKQQEAEAELEELKRKREERRKVLEEEERLKKQEEAERKAREEEEKRRMKEEIERRRAEAAERRQKVEEEVDGEASKPFKCVSPRGSSLKIGERAEFLNRSAQKSAVKASQSPVVSKIDNRLEQYTTAVQSNKEVRSPRVAAIDLPVVSDGVRNIKSMWEKGNVFSSTISTPSSNKDAAGIKVGVAGRINDWLNKTPESKTPGGRPGLQDLKPGDVSGKRNLWENKSSSATKVTSRGESKSVANGMGH
- the cald1a gene encoding caldesmon 1a isoform X2; its protein translation is MDDDFELRREQRRQKREEMRLEAERMAYRRTEEDEEEAARERRRRARQERIRYKDGEEVANPAESVGLNSHSVTVTETVSSSEMSSGRAGEGDDDELALLDRLAKREERRQRRMKEAMDRQKQLESIDAPSYSSYSVESSSTTSYRAFNDQEDESALNSKEEVKEDLKEEVIPQKEVVEEKPRRSYLREQMEDEDPGRKSKQQNGGVYEDSKHKQVERTQSRGSVHSSEGPPAEEGDDGEQTRLEAERKLEELKRRRDETESEEFERMKQKQQEAEAELEELKRKREERRKVLEEEERLKKQEEAERKAREEEEKRRMKEEIERRRAEAAERRQKVEEEVDGEASKPFKCVSPRGSSLKIGERAEFLNRSAQKSAVKASQSPVVSKIDNRLEQYTTAVQSNKEVRSPRVAAIDLPVVSDGVRNIKSMWEKGNVFSSTISTPSSNKDAAGIKVGVAGRINDWLNKTPESKTPGGRPGLQDLKPGDVSGKRNLWENKSSSATKVTSRGESKSVANGMGH